TATAGTGAAGAATTTGCTTCCTTTGGGGAAGATGATGTATACAACCAAGCAGATTCCGCTGGATTTATCAACCTGTTTGGTTTGCCAATCAAAGTAAAAGCTATGCTGGATGAGGGTCGTGTAAAATAAAACTGTTCGGTGGAATAAGAACGAAAATGCCGTAATGCCCTTGCATTATGGCATTTCTATTATTGGTATAAGATAGGAGAATGATTTATGGCAAAAATGTGGGCTGGCCGGTTCAAAAAAGAAGTGGATGAAAAAGTAAACGATTTTAACTCCTCGATTTCTTTTGATGCCAGGATGTACCGCCAAGATATTACAGGTAGTATTGCCCATGCAACCATGCTGGGGAAAACAGGAATTATCGAGTTATCCGAATCCCAGGCGCTGGTAGAAGGGTTAAAAGGTATTTTAGAAGATATTGAACAGGGAAAATTGGAGTTTGATCCTACCGCGGAAGATATCCATATGTTTGTAGAAGCGGAACTAACAAAGCGGTTAGGGGATACTGGAAAGCGGTTGCATACCTCCCGTAGTAGGAACGACCAGGTTGCTTTGGATTTTAAAATGTACCTGAAGGATGAAATCATCGAAATCCGTGGGATGGTAGCAGAACTGGTGGAAACTTTATACACCTTGGCAGAGCAGCATTTGGACACCATTATGCCAGGGTATACCCATTTACAGCGGGCACAACCGGTTACTTTTGCCCATCATTTAATGGCGTATGTTCAGATGTTTCTGCGGGATATTGGCCGGTTAAACGACTGTTACAAACGGATGGACACCATGCCTTTGGGCAGCTGTGCCCTAGCAGCAACAACCTACCCCATTGATCGGGACATGGTAACCGAATTGTTGGGGTTTCAATCTCCAACTGAAAACAGTTTAGATGGGGTTTCAGACCGTGATTACTGTATCGAATTAACCAGCGACATCAGCTTGCTTATGACCCATCTTTCTCGTTTTTCAGAGGAAATTATTTTGTGGTGTTCCTGGGAGTTTAAGTTTATCGAATTGGATGATGCCTACGCAACCGGTTCTAGCATTATGCCACAAAAGAAAAATCCAGATATTACGGAATTAATCCGTGGAAAAACAGGTAGGGTTAACGGGGATTTGACCACTTTGCTGACCATGATGAAGGGGCTTCCACTGGCATATAATAAAGATATGCAAGAGGATAAGGAAGCTACTTTTGATGCTATCGATACTGTAAAACTTTGTATTTCTACCTTTATCCCAATGATTCGAACGATGAAAGTGTTAAAAGAAAATATGCGCCACGCTGCGGCAAAGGGTTTCATCAATGCTACAGATTGCGCGGATTACCTTGTGAAAAAAGGGTTGCCTTTCCGCGACGCATATAAAATTACAGGGGAATTGGTGGCAATCTGTATTGACCAGAACAAGACTTTGGAAACACTGGAATTATCCACGTATCAATCTGTTTGTGAAACTTTTGAACAGGACGTATACCAGGCAATTGACCTGTTAACCTGCGTGAATGGGCGCAACACAAAAGGAGGCCCATCCTCTAAAAGTGTATCTGTCCAAATTGCCAACGCAAAACAAACATTAAAAACGTTAATGGAGGGGAAATAACCATGAAACATTTATTAAAATTACTGGATTTGACCAAAGAAGAAATTATTGAACTGCTGGATTTAGCGGATAAATTGAAATATGAAAGTAAAAACGGGATTGAACATCCTATTTTAAAAGGAAAAACATTAGGTATGATTTTCCAAAAATCCTCTACTAGAACTCGTGTTTCCTTTGAAACTGGAATGTACCAATTGGGTGGCTACCCATTGTTTTTATCTTCCAACGATTTGCAAATTGGTCGTGGGGAACCCGTTCAAGATACTGCTCGTGTTCTTTCCCGCTATATTGATGGGATTATGATCCGCACTTTTGAACAAAAAGAGGTAGAAGACTTAGCAGAATATGGTAGTATTCCAATCATCAATGGACTGACCGATTTTTGTCATCCATGCCAGGTGTTGGCGGATTTACAGACAATCCGGGAATATAAAACTGGGTTTGACGGCTTGAAGATGTGCTATATTGGCGATGGAAATAACATGGCCAACTCTTTAATCGTAGGTGGTCTAAAAGTGGGGATGAAAGTATCTGTTGCTTGCCCAGAGGAGTATGAACCAGCAAAAGAAGTGTTGGATTTCGCAAAACAATATGATTGCTTTGAACTGACCACCGATCCAAAACAGGCTGCAAAAGATGCGGATATCTTATTTACAGATGTATGGGCTTCTATGGGACAGGAGGAAGAATCCGTAAAACGCCGTACTGTATTCCAGGGAGTTTATCAAATCAACGATGAAATTATGGCAGTGGCAAAACCGGACGCAATGGTGCAGCATTGTTTGCCAGCCCACCGTGGAGAAGAAATTACAGAAGCTGTGTTGGAAGCACATGCGAATGAAATTTTTGATGAAGCGGAAAATCGCCTACATGCCCAAAAAGCAGTTTTGGTAAAATTGATGGCAGATTAATCAGATTTGTTTGATATCGAATAGGGGATTTTCAGAATCCCCTATTTTTTATTATAACTTTGCCGAAAATGGCCCTGTGATTCTAAAATAGGGTTACGCTAGAGAAAAATAGAGTAAATTCTATCCTGTTTTATCAGAGAAAAACCAATTCAATACTTTTTGGAATTGTATTTGTCAATGATGAAATAATGGTTATGGCTATACCCAGTAAGAAGTGATTCAAAGTAATTTCACTTTTTTAATTTCTACCAAATAATCGGATATTGCATTGATAGACCTGAAAAAATTGTTTGTTTTTACAATAAACTCTTTTAACATAAAAATATAAAATGATTTTTTTAATTACTATTTTACAATAAATAAAGGAATATAACAGAGTAAATATATGAAATATTTATAAATGTAAATATTTGATGACAGAGTTTTATAAAATTGGATTTTGCTTTATGTTGACGTATACTAAATTTATCCTATTTTTGATGCGAGGAGAGAATCACCCCATGTCACACAACAATCAGAAGAAAATTGCGGTAATCAATGATTTTTCCGGATTTGGGCGATGTTCTATCGCGGTGGCGTTGCCGATTATTTCTGCTATGAAAATTCAGTGCTGTCCTATCCCCACAGCGATTTTTTCCAACCACACAGGTTTTCAAAGTTTTTACTACAAAGACTATACCCAATCCATGAAGCCGTATATTGCAGAATGGAAAAAACTTGGATTGCAGTTTGAAGGAATTGATACTGGATTTTTGGGATCGGAAGAACAAATTGAAATTGTAATTGATTTTTTTCAACAATTCAAATCCAGCCATACGATTGGAATTGTAGACCCTGTTATGGGGGACAATGGTAAGCTGTACCCGACTTACAGTCCAAAGCTGGCATCAAAAATGCACTGGTTAGTAGAATACGCCGATATTTTAACACCAAATCTAACCGAAGCATGTATTTTAACAGGAAAAGGTTATCGGGAAAATTATAGTATGCCTGAATTAGAGAAAATGTGTCATCTATTATCTCAGCAAGGGCCAAAAAAGATTGTGATTTCTGGCATTCAAGATGGAGAGTATATTGGAAATTTTGTGTATGAACAAGGCAAGGAAAGCAAAATAATCCGCTCCCTAAAAATTGGTGCTACCCGTTCTGGAACAGGGGATGTTTTTTCTTCTATTATTGCAGGTGCCGCTGTCAATGGAATAGATTTTTACCAATCTGTTCAGTTGGCAACTGATTTTATCTCAAAATCAGTTTTAAAAACAACTGAAATGGGGATTCCGGATACAGATGGAATCTGTTTTGAAGAATTTTTAACAGACTTAATAGTTTAGGGGGAGTTCTTATGCAACAGAACACAACAAAAGTAAAATACCTGGTATTATCAGCGATGTTCGCCGCGTTAATTTTTGTTTTAACCGCTTATCTACACATTCCCAGCCATACCGGATACACCCATGTTGGTGATGCGTTTATTTATATGGCAGCTAGCTTATTACCTACCCCTTATGCGATAGGCGCCAGTGTAGTTGGTGCAGCGATGGCAGATGCTTTGTCCGGCTATGTTATTTGGGTAGTACCTACTATTATTATTAAGGCGCTTACAGTATTTTGTTTTACCAATAAGGCAAAAACGATATTGTGTAAACGGAACTTATTTGGCTTAATACCTGCGTTTGCTCTTTGCGTAGGGGGATATTATCTGGCTGAAGTAATTATCGTGCAAAACTGGATTTCGCCTTTGGCGGGAATTACCGGTTATTTTGTTCAAATTGGGTTCAGCGGTGGATTATATCTGGTTTTAGGGTTTGCTTTGGATCGAATGGGGTTTAAACAGCGCAATCGTATTTTTAGCCAAAACAACGCATAGGAGGAAATGATATGACAATTTTATATCCAGCGAAAGATGGGCTATATGTGAATTTAACCAACCGATGCCCATGTTCCTGTACTTTTTGTTTAAGACAGAACCAGGATGGGGTATATGGCTCGGATTCCTTGTGGTTGGAACATGAGCCCAGTTTTGAAGAAATTTTAGAAGAGCTGAAAAAACAGAATCTTACCCAATATAACGAACTGGTATTTTGCGGATATGGGGAACCTACTGAGCGTTTGGATGTTTTGTTACAGGTTGCTGCCTACTGTAAGAGAGCATGTCCTTCTTTGCTCATCCGTATCAATACCAATGGGCTGGCGGATTTAATATGGAAAAAGCCTACTGCGCAACAATTAAAAGGATTGATTGACACTGTTTCGATCAGTTTAAATGCACCAGATGCGGAAGAATATTACCGATTGACCAGGAGCAAATTTGGTTTCAAATCTTTTGACGCGATGTTACAATATGCAAAAGATTGCACCAAGTATGTACCAAATGTGGTTATGACGGTTGTAGACCAGGTGACGACCCTGGAAGAACAGCAAAAGAGCAAAGAAATTTGTGATAGCATTGGTGTTACTTTACGGGTTCGTCCTTATGAAGAATAATTTTAAATAAAATATGAACATTTAGCGATTGTGTAAATTTTGTTTATTTAGGGTATACTATGGTTGCATCCTGCCGGAATAGATGTTATACTAGCAATAGATTCTATATTTCGTTTTATGATATTGTATATCCATTAAAAGGGAGTAGTTGAAATACATCATCAACAACCTCGATTACGCTAGTGTAATCTGGTGGTGTATACCAAACCAGTTGGTAACAAGACTTTTAATGTAATTCCGATGAGAGGGATTACATTAAAAGTCTTTTTTGTTACTTTACAATGGAATAGTGGAATCAAAAAGGAAATACAAAAGGAGTGGATTGCCAATGGCAGCATATTTTAACCAGTCTGCGGAATCCGTATTAAAGGCATTGGATACCCAAATGGAGGGGCTGCAGGATTCCCAAGTAACAGAACGCCGGCAAAAATATGGCGATAATACATTGACAGAGACCAAACGAAAATCGCCAATTGTGGTTTTTTTAGAGCAATTTAAAGATTTATTGGTTGGTATCCTAATTGTAGCCGCAA
This is a stretch of genomic DNA from Clostridium facile. It encodes these proteins:
- the argH gene encoding argininosuccinate lyase — protein: MAKMWAGRFKKEVDEKVNDFNSSISFDARMYRQDITGSIAHATMLGKTGIIELSESQALVEGLKGILEDIEQGKLEFDPTAEDIHMFVEAELTKRLGDTGKRLHTSRSRNDQVALDFKMYLKDEIIEIRGMVAELVETLYTLAEQHLDTIMPGYTHLQRAQPVTFAHHLMAYVQMFLRDIGRLNDCYKRMDTMPLGSCALAATTYPIDRDMVTELLGFQSPTENSLDGVSDRDYCIELTSDISLLMTHLSRFSEEIILWCSWEFKFIELDDAYATGSSIMPQKKNPDITELIRGKTGRVNGDLTTLLTMMKGLPLAYNKDMQEDKEATFDAIDTVKLCISTFIPMIRTMKVLKENMRHAAAKGFINATDCADYLVKKGLPFRDAYKITGELVAICIDQNKTLETLELSTYQSVCETFEQDVYQAIDLLTCVNGRNTKGGPSSKSVSVQIANAKQTLKTLMEGK
- the argF gene encoding ornithine carbamoyltransferase — its product is MKHLLKLLDLTKEEIIELLDLADKLKYESKNGIEHPILKGKTLGMIFQKSSTRTRVSFETGMYQLGGYPLFLSSNDLQIGRGEPVQDTARVLSRYIDGIMIRTFEQKEVEDLAEYGSIPIINGLTDFCHPCQVLADLQTIREYKTGFDGLKMCYIGDGNNMANSLIVGGLKVGMKVSVACPEEYEPAKEVLDFAKQYDCFELTTDPKQAAKDADILFTDVWASMGQEEESVKRRTVFQGVYQINDEIMAVAKPDAMVQHCLPAHRGEEITEAVLEAHANEIFDEAENRLHAQKAVLVKLMAD
- a CDS encoding pyridoxamine kinase, with the protein product MSHNNQKKIAVINDFSGFGRCSIAVALPIISAMKIQCCPIPTAIFSNHTGFQSFYYKDYTQSMKPYIAEWKKLGLQFEGIDTGFLGSEEQIEIVIDFFQQFKSSHTIGIVDPVMGDNGKLYPTYSPKLASKMHWLVEYADILTPNLTEACILTGKGYRENYSMPELEKMCHLLSQQGPKKIVISGIQDGEYIGNFVYEQGKESKIIRSLKIGATRSGTGDVFSSIIAGAAVNGIDFYQSVQLATDFISKSVLKTTEMGIPDTDGICFEEFLTDLIV
- a CDS encoding TIGR04002 family protein is translated as MQQNTTKVKYLVLSAMFAALIFVLTAYLHIPSHTGYTHVGDAFIYMAASLLPTPYAIGASVVGAAMADALSGYVIWVVPTIIIKALTVFCFTNKAKTILCKRNLFGLIPAFALCVGGYYLAEVIIVQNWISPLAGITGYFVQIGFSGGLYLVLGFALDRMGFKQRNRIFSQNNA
- a CDS encoding TIGR04100 family radical SAM protein gives rise to the protein MTILYPAKDGLYVNLTNRCPCSCTFCLRQNQDGVYGSDSLWLEHEPSFEEILEELKKQNLTQYNELVFCGYGEPTERLDVLLQVAAYCKRACPSLLIRINTNGLADLIWKKPTAQQLKGLIDTVSISLNAPDAEEYYRLTRSKFGFKSFDAMLQYAKDCTKYVPNVVMTVVDQVTTLEEQQKSKEICDSIGVTLRVRPYEE